ACACTACAAAATCCCAAAGAGGTATTACAGCCTGAGTATGCCAAGCGTCTGGAAAAATCATTTACCAGTGACTCAACCATACATATTGCGACCAAGGAGGATATGGACAAAAAACGAGTGACGGCCAAAAACGCAATGAATACATGGACCTGGACAGCCACTAATATAAGCGATGTGGCTCTTGCTGTAAGTGATACCTATGTATGGGATGCAGCCAGTGTGGTGGTTGATCCTAAAACTAATCGTCGTGCCAGTATGCAGGCTGCTTTTGCCGATTCTGCAGAAGATTTTCACAGGGCAGTACAATTTGGACGTAATAGCTTAGGATGGTTATCCACCAACTGGCCAGGTATACCTTACCCATTCCCTAAAATGACTTCCGTGATGGGGTTTGCCGATATGGAGTACCCCATGATGTGTAACGATAGCCATACCGATAGTTTCGATTTTACCCAGTTTGTACAGGACCATGAAATAGCACATACCTGGATGCCATTTTACATGGGTATTAATGAGAGCCGTTATGCTTTCATGGATGAAGGATGGGCCACTACATTTGAATTACTGATAGGCACCGCTACATTTGGAAAAGAAAAGGCCGAAAACCTCTTTAAAAAATTCAGGGTAGAGCGCTGGATAAATACCAAAGCAACCCATCAGGACCTTCCGATCATCACTCCTTCCAGCGAACTACGTTTTGGTTATGGAAACAACGCTTACGGCAAACCTGCATTGAGTCATTTTGCCCTTAAGGATATGCTGGGAGATGAGTTGTTTAAAAAAGCATTGCATGGATATATGGAGCGCTGGCATGGAAAGCACCCAATTCCCTGGGACTACTTTAACTCTATGAGCAATGTATCCGGACAGGATCTGAACTGGTTTTTCCATAACTGGTATTTTACAAATTACTATATTGACCTGGCCATTCAGGGAGTTACCAAAGGCACAGGCGGCTATACCATGACCGTACAAAATATTGGTGGGTTTGCCGTTCCGTTTGATGTGAAGATAACCTATACAGATGGTAGCACAGAAAGCATACATCAAACTGCTGCCGTATGGAAAGCCGATCAGACACAAACAGCCATTTCGTTAAAAACAACTAAATCCATCCAGAAAGTTACTCTTGATGGGGGAATATTTATGGATGCAACTATAAAAGACAATACGTTTACCTTATAAGTAGCATCTAACACATGAAGAATTTCAGATGTGATAAACTCATAATTGAAATGTGTAAAAACATGGATCATCCTGAATTTTGGATATGAGTAAATCCAAGCCTATGCTTTTAAAAATAGTGTGGGCTTGGGTTAATTTTAGAGAGATGTTTCTTCCTTCGTTTCTTTAGTATCCCTTTCATTGTTCTTCCACTGGCTTCTTCATTTTTTGCTTGTCCAAAAAATGAAGCAAAAAAGGACACTTTTCTCCGATCCTTCCCCCCACAAGGCCAAAGGCCAACCTCGCGGAGAAAAGATTGCCAACGCACCTTCATTACCTTCCGCGATTGAAGTCTCCTTTTCTCTCTTTGTGACATTTATTATTTTTTCTCAAGAACATTCTTTACTCAAAATCCGGGATGACTTATGTTTTTAGAGTACTCTTCAACTTTATTGTTCTTCTTTTATTTTATTTATTATTCTATCTTTCTACATCCATTGACCTTATATCCCTTTTTGTGCTGGCAGGCTTTCTCCTCCTTTTTGTCCTTCTGCAAGAATCTTGTGACAAGACCGACAGCCTTTCCGATTGGAGATAATTATTTCTCTCAGAAAGTAAGTATGGCTACACCTATCCCGCCGTGGCAGGAGATTTCTTTCAGAAGGACAAAAATAAACAAAAGAAAAAGAAGTAAACTCTCTTTGGTTGGTGGCTTTATACATCTGCTTATGTTATCAACCTTTTTATTTCCAGAAAGTTATGAGACACAACTTATAATTCTATAGAAGAGATAGTACAGTAAAATCTGTATATTCGCTAATCATTTCTCACCATACAACCCTACAAAACCATGTTTGGCATTATCAACTACTGGGCATTTTTGCTGGCTGGTATTTTACTTAACATCACACCCGGATCAGATACTATGTACATTCTGGGAAGGAGCATTTCTCAAGGGAAGCAGGCGGGTATGGTATCAGCGCTGGGCATTGCTACAGGGACACTGGTCCACACCATTTTTGCAGCCATTGGCTTGTCGGTAATTCTGGCCCAATCGGCGATGGCTTTTACTATAGTTAAGTATGCGGGGGCAGCCTATCTTATTTTTCTGGGCGTTAAAGCCTTACTTTCAAAGTCTTCTACCACATCTGAAACAGCAGCTCCGCCCAAGATAAGTCTTCAGCGTATTTACCTGTCAGGCATTCTCACCAATGTACTTAATCCAAAGGTAGCGTTATTTTTTCTAGCATTTCTGCCACAGTTCATTGACCCAGCCTATACAAGCAACACACTCAGTTTTTTGCTGCTGGGGATAACTTTTGTTACTACAGGGCTGGTTTGGTGTACATGTCTGGCAGTTTTCTCTGCACGACTATCGGATTATTTCACACAAAATCCAACTATAAAAAGCTATCTGGATAAGGCTACAGGCTTTGTATTTATTCTGCTTGGAATCAAGCTTGCGTTTACGAAGAAACAAGTCTGTTAAAATAAAAACTGTGTTATTCTTTTACAGATACATTTCTTACAAAGCAAAAAGGGACGGATATCCATCCCTCTTCACATTACAAGTACTATATTACTCAAATGGCACTACACTGGTTGATGTTTTATTTGCTACCAACACCTTGTTCATATTTACCTTTATCACACATGTACCAGCTGCTTTGTTATATTCAAATGCATCCATTTCCTTATTTTTAGGAACGAATGTAGGAATAAAGCCTACAGTTTGTTCATTTGTAATATTTGGATTTGTTAACTTTTCTGTCTCTGAAACAGGCAACTTTATTCCCAGATCTACTGCTCTCCGACCTTCTGCCAGAAAAATTTCCTGTCTCAAAAGATAAAGGTTTTCTAAAATGTCATCTTCAGAAGATAAAGCGTTAACGGCTGCTTCTGTTAATGAAGTACCGGAAATAATAGACATGGTAATTGGCCCTGATTTTCTAGATAATACCAAACCTGAGCGAAGAGACTCTTCTGGACTAGCTGCAACTTTAATATTTGAGTTATCGGGTCGATCTCCTGCTGCTACATTAGGATTCACAGGTTGAGGCCGATCTTCTGAAGCGTCTGAAAATGTAGCCTTAGCACGACTATTGGCAATTAAAATAGTATTGTTCATAGCAGATTTGGCAGCACTAAGATCCTTATCAGCAATAGCAATTTCAGCAAGTATCAAATGAGCCTCTTCTATTTTCTGATAATAAATAGGACTTTCAACTCCGTTTCCTCTACCATAGTATTTAGGATCTAAAAAATCTAGGCGTGGCAACGGTTGCAAATCGTCAAATGTACCACGATCAAATAATGCATCCTGCATTGTACTTACAGGCCCAGTAGAACTTACCCCCTCATATCTTACACTTCTTAAATAAGCCGGACTTAATGTGATAGCAGCTTCAGCATTAGACTTTGCATTAGTCTTATCTCCAAGATTATAATAGACTCTAGCCAATGCCAAATGATATCCAGGCTTACGTGTAGCGTCAGTTGTAAGTTCTAATGCTTTCTGGAAATCAGCAACAGCAAGTTCAAAATTTTGCTGAGGTGTTAATGCAACACCAATAGGTTCTGCTGGTAACGCAACAAATATTTCACCTGCTAGCAATTCAGCCCATCCTTTGTAAAAATATAGCTCTGCTTCTTGATCAGGAGTAGTTTCAGGATCAGCAGCTTTGAGTTCAGTTAACCCAAACACAGCAGATTCTCTTAAATCAGCAATTGAAAACTGAATGTTATTGATATCTGTATCTGTAAACAACATAGTTCCAGCATCCAGCTGCTGATTATAGAATGTTCTTGTATTTTGATAATTATCTGATGCAATTTCTAAATTAACAATCACATTATTATATACAATTGCTAATTGTCGTTCCAGACCATCCACCCAGGGAGTCATCGGATTCTGTGAAGCTAGAACCGCTTCTTTCGTAATATTAGGGTTTACAATATCTTGCGTTGGATCTAAAAGTTGACATCCAGAAGGTGCCAACGAGAAAACGCCTATATATAAAATTAGAAAATATTTTTTCATATTTTGATATTTTAAAATACAGGATAAAAATCCTTTGATTAAAAATTTTAGAAACTTACTCGTATCGTTCCTAGATACGTTCTTGGCGCAGACTCAGTTCCATATCCAAATCCACCAACTGTAACCTGAGCATTACCTTGACCTGGAGCACCAGAACCTGTAATTTCCGGATCAAACTTTGATGACACAAAATTTAATGGATTGGTTATATTGAATCCTATCTCAGCAGTCTTGAACACTCCCTTATAAAAACGTTCAGGTAGACGATAAGCTAACGCAATATTCCTAACTTTTAGAAAATCATTTTTTTCAACAAACATATTCGTCATATTAGCAAAACTCACATTTGAAGATGCTTCAGGAACTTTGCCTTGATCCACTCCATTATTGAATCTCAATACTTCATCCAGATTTACCCCTTCAGCACCTACCTGATACGCAGCAGCAATATTTAAGGTCAATCTCTTTTTAAAGACAGCTGTAATGCTTGAATTACCATATAGATCAGGAATAGGTGAACCTATATTTGCGTTTGGCTCAATATTTGAAACTTGTCCTGTTTCATTGAATGTAGCTTTATTACCACGGAAGTATCCAACAGGTAAACCTTCTTTTACGAAGGCACCTAAAATGGTAAATCCGCCAATAGAAAATTCAGGTGCTCCACCAGAAGATAATACCTTGTTTTTAATAGTGTTGGCAGATACTGTAAATGTCAGATCTAAATTATCATTCTTCACAATACCAACAGAAGCATTTACTTCAAAGCCTTTATTTTCGATCTCTCCTAAATTTCGTAGTTGTCGGTCTTGTCCAGTAGAAGGAGAAAATGGGGCATTAAATAATGCATCCCTAGTGATAGCACTAAAGTAAGTAAGTCCTACTGTTAACCGATTATCAAAGAAACCTAAGTCCCCTCCAACTTCAAATGTGCTGGTTTTTTCTGGCTTTAGGTTAAGATCACCGGGTTGTCCAAAAGTGAATGTAGGTGTACTTAAATAAGAATTTACATTTACAAGTCTATCTCTTGAAAAAGCAGGCGGAAAATTACCAGCAATACCAAAACTACCTCTTAATTTTAGATTAGAAATAAAAGACAGACTTGTCATAAATTCTTCAGAGGTAAGATCATATGCTACACCTACTTTGGGGAAGTACTGTAATCCAATGTCTTCTCCGAATGCGGAGTTGCCATCAGCTCTTAAACCAAATTCCAGAAAATATTTATTTTTGAATCCTATATTTTCCTGTCCAAAAAAACCGTAACTAGTAAGAGTAGCAATATAGTCCTCTGCACTTCTGTCCCCAGCCAAATTAATTGATTTTGATCCTTCTGTTACATTGGTAGCACTATAATGAACTTGCAAATCACGATTGCGGAAGTATTGTGCACCTAATGTAGTAATGAAGGAAAACTCACCAGCATTTTCTCTATATTGTGCATTCAAGCTACCAGTTGCGGTAAAGAAATTACGATCATATACATCGATAGTACCTTGATCATTAGTTCCTTCAGGATATGCACCTAATGCTACTAACAACATATTGGTTGTAATATCCTTTTGTTTGCTAAAGCGTGAATCCATACCAATTGTTGCATTAATGGTTATCTTATCGATTGGCTTGATCTCCACACTATGAGATGTCTGAAAACGATTCACATTCTCAGTTACATCTACTAAGTTTTCAATATTTTTTACTGCACTCTTAAGCGAATCTACTTCTGAAGGTGTATACAGATTCAGATCACCATATGATCCGTTTTCAAGATTGGAAAATGTTGAAAAACTAGTATTGGCATTATAATCTCTCGTGAACTTAGTACCCGTATAAGAGAGTGAACCAGTATAGGTAACCATTTTGTTTACTTTTGCCGATAAACTGGTCCGTAAACTATAACGTGTTTGCTTTAATCCTAATCTGAAGCTATTATCATCATATAGATTTCCAGAGAAACTATAGGTAACTTTATCATTACCACCATCAAACCCTAAACGATAACTCTGCATGAATCCTGGCTTAAACAGGACATCAGCTGTTCTTTTATATTTCAGGAAGTCTTTTGTACCAACCTGAGCGCCTAATTGAGTTTCAAAATTTATTCTTGATTGTCCGGCCGTACCCTTTTTGGTAAAAATCTGTAGCACACCATTAGCTGCATCTGCACCATATAGTGTAGTAGCAGCACCACCACGAACAAACTCAATCCGTTCTATATTTTCCATAGGTATATCAGCCAGCGAACTACTTTGTGCTCCACCAGTAGCCAGAGAAAGAGCAGCCTGCGTATTCAGGTTATCTACTCGTACTCCATCTATATAGATAACAGGAGTGGTGGAATTAAAGGCAGAAGCGACACCTCTGGACCGCATAATTGAAGCTGTGCCAGGTTGTCCGGAAGTTAGCTGAATCTGAGCATTAGGCAACTTAGATTGGATTAATTGATCTAATCGTACTGCTGGAGTATTTTTAAGCTGTTCAGAAGTGATTACATCGACTGTTGTAGAAAGACGCTTCTTCTCAATCCCAACTCCTTGTCCTGTGATAACAATTTCATCAAGTTGTTTCTGATCATTGGCCAGCCCAACATTAATAGTTTGTCGGTTGCCTATGCTGACTTCCTGAGGTAGCATACCAATAAAACTGAAAACCAGTGTAGCATCTGGTGCAGCCTTGATCTGGTAATTACCAGCCGCGTCTGAAGTGGCCCCTTTGGTTGTTCCTTTTACTGTAATACTCACACCAGGCAGTGGTGAGCCATCTTCAACCGAGGTAACCCTTCCTGAAACTGTGATCTCATTTTGACCATACACAGTATGTATGCATACTGTGCAGAGCAAAAAGAAAAGAAGGTGTAAACTTTTCTTCATAAGACTCTTTTTTAGTTGTTATTTTTTAGAAAAAATACATAAAATTGTATAACAAACCTACACAACAAAGGATATATTCTCCAAAAAAAATAAAAAAAAGAGGGTTTATTCTAAAAAAAATAAATTACACAAAATCTTTATCAGTAAAACTACTATTATAAAAAATATATTTCGGACACAAGAAAAAAATACATATATTGTTTTTATTAAATTATAACATAAGAGATAAATTTGATAAAACAATAGAAAGATTTAATAGTATGTTTAGTAAGATAGAAGAATATTTTGCACATTTAGGTATCTGAGTTCAGAAAAACAATCAAAACAAACTCAACTCTTTATTTTTCAACTTTGAAACAGTTGGTACCAATAAATGTCTTTGGGATTTAAACTCTTACGCTATTTACTTCAGATAATACAAATCCAAAACTTGCATTTGCAAAATACACTCATTTTAACATGTTTCTTTTTTAGAAATTTTATCTCAATTCCATCACCTGTAATTTAAGATAAAAAATATACTTCGAATCTATACTTTTCTACATATAGTATGAAAATCTGTGTTGCACAAACCAAACCTGTAAAGGGTGATATTACATACAATATTGAAGCCCACAAATCCCTGATTCATTTGGCTATATCTCAGAATGCGGATACCATTATTTTCCCCGAGCTTTCGATTACAGGTTACGAACCTACCCTGGCAGACTCTCTCGCTGCCACTCCTGATGATAGCAGGCTTGAAGTATTTCAAACGTTGAGTAATGCCCATCAAATTACTATTGGCATTGGTATACCCACACGAAGTCTCACAGGTCTGCATATCAGTATGGTTCTGTATCAGCCTCAAGCACCCTGGCAGGTATATTCCAAAAAATATTTGCATGCCGATGAAGATCCCTTTTTTATTTCAGGAGATAATACACTGGAAGTTATCCGGAATGCACCACAGGCAGCCCTCTCTATCTGTTATGAACTCTCTGTACCGGAACATGCCCAGCATGCCTCTGCACTGGGAGCTAATCTGTATATATCCAGTGTAGCCAAGACAGTCAAAGGAGTAATTACAGCTATCGAACGCCTCACTGAGATTGCCAGAACTTACGTTATGGATGTAGTCATGTCTAACTGTATTGGCCTGTGTGATGAAGTTGAATGTGGTGGAAGGTCATCGGTATGGAACAAACAAGGTGTATTGCTGGGCCAGTTAGATGCTATACATGAAGGCATTCTGGTATTTGATACAGACACACAGGAAGTAGTGGTTCAGACATTAAAGACGGCCTGATACATGACAAAGTTTCCAGAGATTATCATCAAACATATCTTTCCTCTGTTAATCAATCTTAATAGCCGTCCTGAGCGAAATTATAATTTTTTATACTGCGCATAGCTCTTAGCATTTTAGAGGAGCCACAACACTAATTGAATTATTTATAAAATCGTCTTTAATCAGAGTTCTAATCAGTTTTGCATTTGACCTGCATTCTGATCATTTTGGAAAAATATTAGTATTCTGTTCATACCTGACTTGAACTAAACTCTGATCATGTACTATGTTGCATATTATTTACAACAATAAGCTTATTATTTATACACAGCTTTTCTATAATCCTTATACTAACGATTTTTATATAATCTAGTATAAAGACACAAAAGAAATAAGCTCTGTACCTGTTTTTTAGACAATCTTTTGTATCAAATATGTCGGTGTACAAATTATATACTACTATCAATCGGAATTCATCTGCTCATTACCTAATTTAGCTTTATTATCTGCCAAACCTATACAGCTCTGTTTCTGCTTACAATCAGAAACCAAAGCTTAACCTATACAAATTCTATCAAACTCACAGCCTTTTTACTAGCATTGTACATTCGCCACATACAGAGATAGCTGATGGTAATCGGGTAATAAACATACTGGAATGGTTAAAGAAAGTCTAAAGAGTACATTACTCTTCTCAGTTATTACCAGAACTATTAGTCTCGAAACTATTGAATGAATGATTCGCTTAACGTATCTCTTTATATTTATCTTTCTTCTTACCTATCCTGTTTTTGGCCAAGACCCCAAAATGCTGGATAGCCTCACGCATCTCTATACACATGTACATGCAGACTCGTCCCGTTATCTGATCGTTGCCGACATAGCCGAGCTCTATTCCCGAAGTAAGCCAGACACTACTATTCTTTTAGCTACTCAATGCGCGCAATGGTCAGAGCAGCATAACTTTATCAGAGGGCAGGCACATGCATACAACAGAATGGGACTCGGCTATTGGACAAAAGGCAATCACATTCAGGCTTTGTCCAACTATCAGAAAAGTCTTTCTCTCTGTATGCAGATCAATGACCAGGCAGAACTCGGACTTTGTCTCAATAACATTGGTCTGATCTATTTTGATCAACGGGATTACAAATCAGCTTTGAAGTATTTTGACAAAGCATTTGCTGCATTTGGCTCTGTTCGCAAGAAGGATGGTATTGCCACTACACTCAATAATATGGGATTGACATATGAGATGCAGGAAAATCAGATATTGGCCCTCAATTATTATCAACAGGCATTGACGCTTGCACAACAGATAGATTATAAAGTATGTATCGGGCAAAGCCTTACTAATCTTGGCTACAGTTACATCAATCTGAAAAAATATCCTGAAGCGATTTCTCATCTGCAAAAAGCACAGGTCATTCAGGAACATATTAATGATCAATCCACTCTAACTTCTACGCTTTTGGGACTGGCCCAGATTTATAAGAACAAAAAAAATTATTCGGCCAGTCTGGAGTATGCAGAAAAAGCAGCAGCTAAAGCAGTATCTGTACATATTATGTATGATGCCATGGCTGCCAACCAATTGCTGTACGAGATTTATAATGAACAAAAAGACTACTCCAAGGCTCTACAGTACTATCAACAATACAAGCAGTTCAGCGATAGCCTCTTAACTAATGAAAAAAGTGAAACTATCTCCCTTATACAAACAAAGCTCGAACTCACACAGACCCAGAAAGAGGTAGAAGAACTGGAAAGAGATAAAAAATTTCAACAAACTATAACAATCTTTATAGGTTTAGGTCTTGCAATAACCATTCTCTTTTTCCTGTTGGTAGTAAATCACCGGACCAAGCTTATGGCTGCGAACAAAGAACTCTCAAACGCAAAAAATGAAATAGAAAAACAAGCAAGTCTCCTCCAAAAGAGTAACCAGGCAAAAGACAAGATCTTTTCGATAGTCTCTCATGATATACGAAGTCCACTAAATGCATTGCGAAGCGCCATCGATCTGATAGAAGCAGATCTGCTGTCTCCTGAAGAGCTAAAAAGTATTGTATCAGCCCTGAATCAACGCTTATCACATGCCTCTGATATTACAGAAGAGCTACTCCATTGGTCCCGCAGTCAGATGGATGTTATTGAAGTGAATCCTATTGATGTATCTATCACAGAACTATTCCAGTTAAAAGTGGATAGGTTTCAACAACAGGCATTAGAAAAACAGCTCACACTGGCAGTCACCAATACACATACTACCTTGTGTGTTAAAGCAGATGAAGATATGCTCAAGACTATTTTGCGTAACTTGCTCAATAATGCCATTAAATTCAGTTCGCCGGGAGGTATAATCAGGCTACATGCTGAACCGTATCAGACTACTGAAACATTTGCCATGGTACAAATCAGCATAGCTGATTCAGGAGTAGGTATTCATCCGGAAAATATATCCAGGATATTTGCGCAGCAGGGCTACACCACTACAGGTACTTCTGGTGAAAGAGGTACAGGTTTGGGGCTGGGTTTATGCAAAGAGTTTGTAGAGCGTAATGGAGGAACTATCTGGGTATCCAGCATTCCAGGTAAGGGAACTACTTTTTATTTTACATTACCTGCCTGCTAGTTTTATCTACTACTGGCTCTTTTCATGCTCTACCTCACCCAGGCAAGTATATTTTCGCTCAATAATACGCATCAACTTCTTCATTACAGATGCATTGCTAGGTTGTGCTACAGATAGAATAAATATATTCCTACCCATGCGGACGTAGTAAAAATCAGCCGTAAATAAAACAAGACCATGTGGTGCATCGGTTGAAAGAAAAG
This genomic stretch from Xanthocytophaga agilis harbors:
- a CDS encoding tetratricopeptide repeat protein, whose product is MKKYFLILYIGVFSLAPSGCQLLDPTQDIVNPNITKEAVLASQNPMTPWVDGLERQLAIVYNNVIVNLEIASDNYQNTRTFYNQQLDAGTMLFTDTDINNIQFSIADLRESAVFGLTELKAADPETTPDQEAELYFYKGWAELLAGEIFVALPAEPIGVALTPQQNFELAVADFQKALELTTDATRKPGYHLALARVYYNLGDKTNAKSNAEAAITLSPAYLRSVRYEGVSSTGPVSTMQDALFDRGTFDDLQPLPRLDFLDPKYYGRGNGVESPIYYQKIEEAHLILAEIAIADKDLSAAKSAMNNTILIANSRAKATFSDASEDRPQPVNPNVAAGDRPDNSNIKVAASPEESLRSGLVLSRKSGPITMSIISGTSLTEAAVNALSSEDDILENLYLLRQEIFLAEGRRAVDLGIKLPVSETEKLTNPNITNEQTVGFIPTFVPKNKEMDAFEYNKAAGTCVIKVNMNKVLVANKTSTSVVPFE
- a CDS encoding tetratricopeptide repeat-containing sensor histidine kinase — translated: MIRLTYLFIFIFLLTYPVFGQDPKMLDSLTHLYTHVHADSSRYLIVADIAELYSRSKPDTTILLATQCAQWSEQHNFIRGQAHAYNRMGLGYWTKGNHIQALSNYQKSLSLCMQINDQAELGLCLNNIGLIYFDQRDYKSALKYFDKAFAAFGSVRKKDGIATTLNNMGLTYEMQENQILALNYYQQALTLAQQIDYKVCIGQSLTNLGYSYINLKKYPEAISHLQKAQVIQEHINDQSTLTSTLLGLAQIYKNKKNYSASLEYAEKAAAKAVSVHIMYDAMAANQLLYEIYNEQKDYSKALQYYQQYKQFSDSLLTNEKSETISLIQTKLELTQTQKEVEELERDKKFQQTITIFIGLGLAITILFFLLVVNHRTKLMAANKELSNAKNEIEKQASLLQKSNQAKDKIFSIVSHDIRSPLNALRSAIDLIEADLLSPEELKSIVSALNQRLSHASDITEELLHWSRSQMDVIEVNPIDVSITELFQLKVDRFQQQALEKQLTLAVTNTHTTLCVKADEDMLKTILRNLLNNAIKFSSPGGIIRLHAEPYQTTETFAMVQISIADSGVGIHPENISRIFAQQGYTTTGTSGERGTGLGLGLCKEFVERNGGTIWVSSIPGKGTTFYFTLPAC
- a CDS encoding M1 family metallopeptidase — encoded protein: MLRKLVSAALFIAASIPLQAQSLYMPRDIKAAFAKQTRSQDGQPGKNYWQNHGKYTITVTVKPPDRNVTGTEQIVYTNNSPDTLRTINMKMILNIHRPGAARSFATEKEYLTEGIQIDKFLVNGTPLQWNNEPSSTNRGVKLPKPLLPHESLTLDIDWHFQASVQSGREGMLDPTTVFLAYFYPRVAVYDDYNGWDTLEFLDAQEFYNDFNDYTLHVKVPKNFVVWATGTLQNPKEVLQPEYAKRLEKSFTSDSTIHIATKEDMDKKRVTAKNAMNTWTWTATNISDVALAVSDTYVWDAASVVVDPKTNRRASMQAAFADSAEDFHRAVQFGRNSLGWLSTNWPGIPYPFPKMTSVMGFADMEYPMMCNDSHTDSFDFTQFVQDHEIAHTWMPFYMGINESRYAFMDEGWATTFELLIGTATFGKEKAENLFKKFRVERWINTKATHQDLPIITPSSELRFGYGNNAYGKPALSHFALKDMLGDELFKKALHGYMERWHGKHPIPWDYFNSMSNVSGQDLNWFFHNWYFTNYYIDLAIQGVTKGTGGYTMTVQNIGGFAVPFDVKITYTDGSTESIHQTAAVWKADQTQTAISLKTTKSIQKVTLDGGIFMDATIKDNTFTL
- a CDS encoding TonB-dependent receptor domain-containing protein, which gives rise to MYGQNEITVSGRVTSVEDGSPLPGVSITVKGTTKGATSDAAGNYQIKAAPDATLVFSFIGMLPQEVSIGNRQTINVGLANDQKQLDEIVITGQGVGIEKKRLSTTVDVITSEQLKNTPAVRLDQLIQSKLPNAQIQLTSGQPGTASIMRSRGVASAFNSTTPVIYIDGVRVDNLNTQAALSLATGGAQSSSLADIPMENIERIEFVRGGAATTLYGADAANGVLQIFTKKGTAGQSRINFETQLGAQVGTKDFLKYKRTADVLFKPGFMQSYRLGFDGGNDKVTYSFSGNLYDDNSFRLGLKQTRYSLRTSLSAKVNKMVTYTGSLSYTGTKFTRDYNANTSFSTFSNLENGSYGDLNLYTPSEVDSLKSAVKNIENLVDVTENVNRFQTSHSVEIKPIDKITINATIGMDSRFSKQKDITTNMLLVALGAYPEGTNDQGTIDVYDRNFFTATGSLNAQYRENAGEFSFITTLGAQYFRNRDLQVHYSATNVTEGSKSINLAGDRSAEDYIATLTSYGFFGQENIGFKNKYFLEFGLRADGNSAFGEDIGLQYFPKVGVAYDLTSEEFMTSLSFISNLKLRGSFGIAGNFPPAFSRDRLVNVNSYLSTPTFTFGQPGDLNLKPEKTSTFEVGGDLGFFDNRLTVGLTYFSAITRDALFNAPFSPSTGQDRQLRNLGEIENKGFEVNASVGIVKNDNLDLTFTVSANTIKNKVLSSGGAPEFSIGGFTILGAFVKEGLPVGYFRGNKATFNETGQVSNIEPNANIGSPIPDLYGNSSITAVFKKRLTLNIAAAYQVGAEGVNLDEVLRFNNGVDQGKVPEASSNVSFANMTNMFVEKNDFLKVRNIALAYRLPERFYKGVFKTAEIGFNITNPLNFVSSKFDPEITGSGAPGQGNAQVTVGGFGYGTESAPRTYLGTIRVSF
- a CDS encoding LysE family translocator; protein product: MFGIINYWAFLLAGILLNITPGSDTMYILGRSISQGKQAGMVSALGIATGTLVHTIFAAIGLSVILAQSAMAFTIVKYAGAAYLIFLGVKALLSKSSTTSETAAPPKISLQRIYLSGILTNVLNPKVALFFLAFLPQFIDPAYTSNTLSFLLLGITFVTTGLVWCTCLAVFSARLSDYFTQNPTIKSYLDKATGFVFILLGIKLAFTKKQVC
- a CDS encoding carbon-nitrogen hydrolase family protein, translated to MKICVAQTKPVKGDITYNIEAHKSLIHLAISQNADTIIFPELSITGYEPTLADSLAATPDDSRLEVFQTLSNAHQITIGIGIPTRSLTGLHISMVLYQPQAPWQVYSKKYLHADEDPFFISGDNTLEVIRNAPQAALSICYELSVPEHAQHASALGANLYISSVAKTVKGVITAIERLTEIARTYVMDVVMSNCIGLCDEVECGGRSSVWNKQGVLLGQLDAIHEGILVFDTDTQEVVVQTLKTA